A stretch of Bradyrhizobium sp. AZCC 2262 DNA encodes these proteins:
- a CDS encoding Lrp/AsnC family transcriptional regulator: MTDLAVQLPEANRRLDAIDRKILTVLQEDASLSVAEIGDRVGLSSTPCWKRIQRLEADGVILRRVALVDQNKIGLGISVFVSVESSDHSEAWLKTFASAVSAMPEVMEFYRMAGDVDYMLRVVVADMASYDVFYKKLISAVPLKNVTSRFAMEKIKSVTALPVPAA; the protein is encoded by the coding sequence ATGACCGACCTAGCCGTTCAGCTCCCTGAAGCCAACCGCCGCCTGGATGCCATCGATCGCAAGATCCTGACCGTGCTGCAGGAGGACGCCTCCCTGTCGGTCGCCGAGATCGGGGACCGGGTCGGGCTGTCGTCGACCCCGTGCTGGAAGCGTATCCAGCGGCTGGAAGCCGACGGCGTGATCCTGCGCCGGGTGGCGCTGGTCGACCAGAACAAGATCGGGCTCGGCATTTCGGTATTCGTCTCGGTCGAGAGCTCCGATCATTCGGAAGCCTGGCTGAAGACCTTCGCCAGTGCGGTCAGCGCCATGCCCGAGGTGATGGAGTTCTATCGCATGGCCGGCGACGTCGACTACATGCTGCGCGTCGTGGTCGCCGACATGGCGAGCTATGACGTGTTCTACAAGAAGCTGATCAGCGCCGTGCCGCTGAAGAACGTCACCTCGCGCTTTGCGATGGAGAAGATCAAGTCGGTGACGGCGCTGCCGGTGCCGGCCGCGTAA
- a CDS encoding sugar kinase has protein sequence MNFQDKAPKIPPRILCIGMPVRDLTFNTPGVPGRGSKENATGFDEICGGNALNGAIGIVRLGGRASICGPMGDAKETSSRFIFDQMAHEGIETKHLIHMPGLVTPISAVMIDPSGERTIVTFRDPELWHVKLPDFDTLLDDCAAILTESRCAEFCTELCAEAIRRGIPVIVDVDRAMSLREGLLNASSHLVFSSEPLQETADVTDDAQALKKIAKLTPSFLAGTRGPRGTIWLDEKGEIQETPAFPVHTVDTLGAGDVFHGAFALAITEKQELRQALRFASAAAALKCTRFGGAFAAPQRAEVEELLSHGQVADRASTER, from the coding sequence ATGAACTTTCAGGACAAAGCACCCAAAATCCCGCCACGCATTCTCTGCATCGGCATGCCGGTGCGCGACCTGACGTTCAATACACCCGGTGTTCCGGGGCGTGGCTCCAAGGAGAATGCGACAGGTTTCGACGAAATCTGCGGCGGCAACGCGCTCAATGGCGCGATCGGCATCGTTCGGCTCGGTGGCCGCGCCTCGATCTGCGGGCCGATGGGCGATGCCAAGGAAACATCGAGCCGCTTCATCTTCGATCAGATGGCGCATGAGGGCATCGAGACGAAACATCTCATCCACATGCCGGGGCTGGTGACTCCGATCTCGGCGGTGATGATCGATCCTTCCGGCGAGCGCACCATCGTGACCTTCCGCGATCCGGAACTGTGGCACGTGAAATTGCCCGATTTCGACACGCTGCTGGACGACTGCGCCGCCATTCTCACCGAGAGCCGCTGCGCGGAATTCTGCACCGAGCTGTGTGCCGAGGCGATCAGGCGCGGCATTCCGGTAATCGTCGACGTCGATCGCGCGATGTCGCTGCGCGAGGGGCTGCTGAACGCCTCCTCGCATTTGGTCTTCTCCAGCGAGCCGCTGCAGGAAACCGCTGACGTCACCGACGACGCCCAGGCGCTGAAGAAGATTGCAAAACTGACCCCGTCGTTCCTGGCGGGAACACGGGGCCCGAGGGGCACGATCTGGCTCGACGAGAAGGGCGAGATCCAGGAAACCCCGGCCTTCCCGGTGCATACGGTGGATACCCTCGGCGCCGGGGACGTATTCCATGGCGCGTTCGCGCTGGCCATCACCGAGAAGCAGGAGCTGCGGCAGGCCCTGCGATTCGCCTCAGCCGCTGCAGCGCTGAAATGCACCCGTTTCGGTGGCGCCTTCGCTGCCCCGCAACGTGCTGAAGTTGAAGAGCTTTTGAGTCACGGCCAAGTGGCCGACCGGGCATCGACTGAGCGATAG
- the nudC gene encoding NAD(+) diphosphatase, translated as MSAFEKYPLGKPAFVTHILDRAAHLRSNDEKLFALEGQRNAGAYVIYRDSLLVKQEADGPRVLLGIEEAVKLGANPGTIFLGLRDGAPVFGMGISATAVEKLITRDDVAVTELRGMAMQGAVPPEQLSAIAMAKSMVTWHQRHGFCANCGTRTAMKEGGWKRECPSCKAEHFPRTDPVVIMLVTSGEKCLLGRQKQFMPGMWSCLAGFVEAAETIEDAVRREIFEESGIRCTDVSYYMTQPWPYPSSLMIGCAARALNEDIVVDRTELEDARWFSRDEVALMHRREHPDGLFAAHPFAIAHHLIGRWVHGGNDTDA; from the coding sequence ATGTCCGCATTTGAAAAATATCCGCTGGGGAAACCCGCTTTCGTTACCCATATTCTGGACCGCGCCGCGCATCTGCGCAGCAATGACGAAAAGCTGTTCGCGCTGGAGGGCCAGCGCAACGCCGGCGCCTATGTGATCTACCGCGACTCGCTTCTGGTGAAGCAGGAGGCCGATGGGCCGCGCGTGCTGCTCGGCATCGAAGAGGCCGTGAAGCTCGGCGCCAATCCCGGCACGATCTTTTTGGGGCTACGTGACGGCGCGCCAGTTTTCGGCATGGGCATTTCGGCCACGGCGGTGGAGAAGCTGATCACGCGCGACGACGTCGCCGTGACCGAGCTGCGCGGCATGGCGATGCAGGGCGCGGTGCCGCCGGAGCAGCTCTCGGCCATCGCGATGGCCAAATCGATGGTGACCTGGCACCAGCGCCACGGCTTCTGCGCCAATTGCGGCACCCGCACCGCGATGAAGGAAGGCGGCTGGAAGCGCGAGTGCCCGAGCTGCAAGGCCGAACATTTTCCGCGCACCGATCCGGTCGTGATCATGCTGGTCACGTCAGGCGAGAAATGCCTGCTCGGCCGGCAGAAGCAGTTCATGCCGGGGATGTGGTCGTGTCTGGCCGGCTTTGTCGAAGCGGCGGAGACCATCGAAGACGCGGTCCGCCGCGAGATTTTCGAGGAATCCGGCATCCGCTGCACGGACGTCAGCTATTACATGACGCAGCCATGGCCCTATCCGTCATCGCTGATGATCGGATGCGCCGCGCGCGCGCTCAACGAGGATATCGTGGTGGATCGCACGGAGCTCGAGGACGCGCGCTGGTTCAGCCGCGATGAGGTCGCGCTGATGCACCGGCGCGAACATCCTGACGGCTTATTTGCGGCGCATCCGTTTGCGATTGCGCACCATCTGATCGGCCGCTGGGTGCATGGGGGAAACGACACCGACGCATAG
- a CDS encoding HIT family protein: MPSDASDWSLHSQLKKDTIDIGDLPLCKVLVIKDAHYPWLLLVPRREGAVEIIDLDEVAQAQLMTEISRVSRALKEVTKCDKLNVAALGNLVPQLHVHVIARRTSDAAWPRPVWGVMSPLAHDAEEVQNFINALRRKIWLG, translated from the coding sequence ATGCCCTCTGACGCCTCCGACTGGTCACTGCACTCCCAGCTCAAAAAGGACACGATCGACATCGGCGACCTGCCGCTGTGCAAGGTCCTGGTCATCAAGGATGCGCATTACCCGTGGCTGCTGCTGGTGCCGCGCCGGGAGGGTGCGGTGGAAATCATCGACCTCGACGAGGTCGCACAGGCCCAGTTGATGACCGAAATCTCACGCGTTTCGCGCGCGCTGAAAGAGGTCACCAAATGCGACAAGCTCAATGTCGCGGCGCTGGGTAATCTGGTGCCGCAGTTGCATGTCCATGTCATCGCGCGGCGCACCAGCGACGCGGCCTGGCCGCGCCCGGTCTGGGGCGTGATGTCGCCGCTCGCGCATGACGCCGAGGAAGTACAGAATTTCATCAACGCGCTTCGCCGCAAGATCTGGTTGGGTTGA